One Novosphingobium sp. EMRT-2 DNA segment encodes these proteins:
- a CDS encoding 2-oxoglutarate dehydrogenase E1 component, translating to MGQELHEFDVDPSQEGPQQGPSWQSKRWPITDAAQGDDLTQALDPMALRLVVEKAAKKPGAPALDEAALEQAASDSIRAMTLIRTFRVRGHLAANLDPLGLARQELPADLSPEYHGISGTALDRKVYLGGALGLEWATFRQLVDILRQNYCGKIGFEYMHIADVEERRFIQDRIEGGDKAIDFTPNGKKAILAAVIRGEQYEKFLGKKYVGTKRFGLDGGESMIPALEAVIKYGGQLGVREIIYGMAHRGRLNILANVMAKPYRVIFHEFSGGTANPEDVGGSGDVKYHLGTSTDREFDGIKVHMSLQPNPSHLETVDPVVLGKTRAQQAFRDDIGKGKHKQVLPVLIHGDAAFAGQGIVWECFGFSGVRGYNTGGCLHFIINNQIGFTTSPQFSRGSPYPSDVAKGVQAPIIHVNGDDPEAVTFACKLAIDYRQQFGRDIVIDMWCYRRFGHNEGDEPGFTQPLMYAKIRQHPPVSALYADRLVEQGVIDKDWKGENEDRFTATLESEFQAANTYKANEADWFGGRWSGLNKPADPVTARRNVATGIERKLFESLGRVLTTVPDDLTIHKTLGRVIDAKRQMFATGEGFDWATGEALAYGSLVTEGFNVRLSGQDSGRGTFSQRHAVWVDQTDEHKFVPLATLPHGRFEVHDSPLSEYGVLGFEYGYASADPKTLVLWEAQFGDFANGAQIVMDQYIAASEAKWLRANGLVMLLPHGYEGQGPEHSSARLERYLQLCAEDNIQVCNITTPANYFHVLRRQMHRPFRKPLIIMTPKSLLRHPLAKSSAADFIGDGHFMRILSDTNGSPDDKTRRVVLCSGKVAYDLIEARDAAGLDDVQIIRLEQLYPFPGEPLAARLARMPKLEDVVWCQEEPRNNGSWFFVDPLIEESLKDAKSKVARPRYAGRHAAASPATGLAKRHAAEQAALVADALGLSVRDEIRRKKKA from the coding sequence ATGGGCCAAGAACTGCACGAATTCGACGTCGATCCCAGCCAGGAAGGCCCGCAGCAAGGCCCTTCGTGGCAGAGCAAGCGCTGGCCGATCACCGATGCCGCGCAGGGCGATGACCTGACCCAGGCGCTCGACCCGATGGCGCTGCGGCTGGTGGTGGAAAAGGCCGCCAAGAAGCCCGGCGCGCCCGCGCTGGACGAAGCCGCGCTGGAACAGGCGGCATCGGATTCGATCCGCGCCATGACATTGATTCGCACGTTCCGCGTGCGAGGCCATCTGGCGGCCAACCTCGATCCGCTGGGCCTGGCCAGGCAGGAACTGCCGGCCGACCTTTCGCCCGAATACCACGGCATCAGCGGCACCGCACTGGACCGCAAGGTCTATCTCGGCGGCGCGCTGGGGCTGGAATGGGCCACCTTCCGCCAGCTCGTCGACATCCTGCGCCAGAACTACTGCGGCAAGATCGGCTTCGAGTACATGCACATCGCCGACGTGGAGGAGCGCCGCTTCATCCAGGACCGCATCGAAGGCGGCGACAAGGCGATCGACTTCACGCCCAACGGCAAGAAGGCGATCCTGGCTGCCGTGATCCGCGGCGAACAGTACGAGAAGTTCCTGGGCAAGAAGTACGTCGGCACCAAGCGCTTCGGCCTGGACGGCGGCGAATCGATGATTCCGGCGCTGGAAGCGGTCATCAAGTATGGCGGCCAGCTTGGCGTGCGCGAGATCATCTATGGCATGGCCCATCGCGGCCGCCTGAACATCCTGGCCAACGTGATGGCCAAGCCATACCGCGTGATCTTTCACGAATTCTCAGGGGGCACCGCCAACCCCGAGGACGTGGGCGGATCGGGCGACGTGAAGTACCACCTCGGCACCAGCACCGACCGCGAGTTCGACGGGATCAAGGTGCACATGAGCCTGCAGCCCAACCCGTCGCACCTGGAAACGGTGGACCCGGTGGTGCTGGGCAAGACGCGCGCGCAGCAGGCGTTCCGCGACGATATCGGCAAGGGCAAGCACAAGCAGGTGCTGCCCGTGCTGATCCACGGCGACGCCGCTTTCGCCGGCCAGGGTATCGTGTGGGAATGCTTCGGCTTTTCGGGCGTGCGCGGCTACAACACCGGCGGGTGCCTGCACTTCATCATCAACAACCAGATCGGCTTCACCACCAGCCCGCAGTTCTCGCGCGGATCGCCCTACCCTTCGGACGTGGCCAAGGGCGTGCAGGCGCCGATCATCCACGTCAACGGCGACGATCCCGAAGCGGTGACCTTCGCCTGCAAGCTGGCGATCGACTATCGCCAGCAGTTCGGCCGCGACATCGTGATCGACATGTGGTGCTATCGCCGCTTCGGCCATAACGAAGGCGACGAGCCCGGCTTCACCCAGCCGCTGATGTACGCCAAGATCCGCCAGCATCCGCCGGTATCGGCGCTCTATGCCGACCGTCTGGTCGAGCAGGGCGTGATCGACAAGGACTGGAAGGGCGAAAACGAGGACCGCTTCACCGCGACGCTGGAATCCGAATTCCAGGCGGCCAACACCTACAAGGCCAATGAGGCCGACTGGTTCGGCGGACGCTGGTCGGGCCTCAACAAGCCGGCCGATCCGGTCACCGCGCGCCGCAACGTGGCCACGGGGATCGAGCGCAAGCTGTTCGAAAGCCTTGGCCGTGTGCTGACCACCGTGCCCGACGACCTGACCATCCACAAGACGCTGGGCCGCGTGATCGACGCCAAGCGCCAGATGTTCGCGACCGGCGAAGGCTTCGACTGGGCCACCGGCGAGGCGCTGGCCTATGGCAGCCTTGTTACCGAGGGCTTCAACGTGCGCCTTTCCGGACAGGATTCCGGCCGCGGCACGTTCAGCCAGCGCCACGCGGTGTGGGTTGACCAGACCGACGAGCACAAGTTCGTGCCGCTGGCCACGCTGCCGCACGGCCGCTTCGAGGTGCACGACAGCCCGCTGTCCGAATACGGCGTGCTGGGCTTCGAATACGGCTACGCCAGCGCCGACCCGAAGACGCTGGTGCTGTGGGAAGCGCAGTTCGGCGATTTCGCCAACGGCGCGCAGATCGTGATGGACCAGTACATCGCCGCGTCCGAGGCCAAGTGGCTGCGCGCCAACGGCCTGGTGATGCTGCTGCCGCACGGCTACGAAGGGCAGGGTCCGGAGCATTCGTCCGCCCGCCTCGAACGCTATCTGCAGCTTTGCGCGGAAGACAATATCCAGGTCTGCAACATCACGACGCCGGCCAACTACTTCCACGTCCTGCGCCGCCAGATGCACCGGCCGTTCCGCAAGCCGCTGATCATCATGACGCCCAAGTCGCTGCTGCGGCATCCGCTGGCGAAGTCCTCCGCCGCCGACTTCATCGGCGACGGGCACTTCATGCGCATCCTGTCGGACACCAACGGTTCGCCCGACGACAAGACGCGCCGCGTGGTGCTGTGCAGCGGCAAGGTCGCCTATGACCTGATCGAGGCACGCGACGCGGCCGGGCTGGACGACGTGCAGATCATCCGGCTCGAACAGCTCTACCCCTTCCCCGGCGAGCCACTGGCCGCGCGCCTGGCGCGGATGCCCAAGCTGGAGGACGTGGTGTGGTGCCAGGAGGAACCGCGCAACAATGGTTCGTGGTTCTTCGTCGATCCGCTGATCGAGGAATCGCTGAAGGACGCCAAGAGCAAGGTGGCGCGTCCGCGCTATGCCGGCCGCCACGCGGCGGCCTCGCCCGCCACCGGCCTTGCCAAGCGGCACGCGGCCGAACAGGCGGCGCTCGTCGCCGACGCGCTGGGCCTTTCCGTTCGCGATGAAATCCGGCGCAAGAAGAAGGCCTGA
- a CDS encoding DUF808 domain-containing protein produces MPSGLVALLDDVSVIARAAAASLDDVSAAAGKAGAKAAGVVIDDAAVTPSYVTGFTPDRELPVIFRIARGSLRNKLLFLLPIALILSEFLPGAVVPLLMLGGLYLSFEGAEKVMEKLGGDKHGETLDGPVGDVAAFERQRVAGAVRTDFILSAEIMAIALAEVSGQGLIARAVILAIVGILITIAVYGAVGVIVKMDDVGLHLAKRPGAGAMTRQFGRMLVAAMPRVMGLLATVGTAAMLWVGGGILLHGADELGFHHPATLAHGIQHAVQAGVGPGVWGGVAGWLTYAGVSAVVGLVAGTVLAMVVHLVGAMRRRAGD; encoded by the coding sequence ATGCCATCGGGCCTGGTCGCGCTGCTTGACGATGTTTCGGTGATCGCCCGCGCGGCGGCCGCCTCGCTGGACGATGTGAGCGCGGCGGCGGGCAAGGCCGGGGCCAAGGCGGCGGGCGTGGTGATCGATGACGCGGCGGTCACGCCGTCCTACGTCACCGGCTTCACGCCCGATCGCGAGCTGCCGGTGATCTTCCGCATCGCGCGCGGCAGCCTGCGCAACAAGCTGCTGTTCCTGCTGCCGATCGCCTTGATCCTCAGCGAATTCCTGCCCGGCGCGGTGGTGCCGCTGCTCATGCTGGGCGGGCTGTACCTGTCGTTCGAAGGCGCCGAAAAGGTGATGGAAAAGCTTGGCGGCGACAAGCATGGCGAAACGCTGGACGGTCCCGTCGGCGATGTTGCCGCGTTCGAACGGCAGCGGGTGGCGGGCGCGGTGCGCACCGATTTCATCCTGTCGGCGGAGATCATGGCGATCGCGCTGGCCGAAGTCAGCGGGCAGGGCCTGATCGCGCGCGCGGTCATCCTTGCGATCGTGGGCATTCTCATCACCATCGCGGTCTATGGCGCGGTCGGCGTGATCGTGAAGATGGACGATGTCGGCCTTCATCTCGCCAAGCGGCCGGGCGCGGGGGCGATGACGCGACAGTTCGGGCGAATGCTTGTCGCGGCGATGCCGCGCGTGATGGGGCTGCTGGCGACAGTTGGCACGGCGGCGATGCTGTGGGTTGGCGGGGGCATCCTGCTCCACGGAGCCGACGAATTGGGGTTCCATCATCCGGCGACCCTGGCGCACGGCATCCAGCACGCGGTGCAGGCCGGCGTGGGGCCGGGGGTATGGGGTGGCGTTGCCGGTTGGCTGACCTATGCCGGGGTCTCGGCGGTGGTCGGGCTGGTCGCGGGCACCGTGCTGGCGATGGTGGTCCACCTCGTCGGCGCCATGCGTCGCCGCGCGGGGGATTGA
- the odhB gene encoding 2-oxoglutarate dehydrogenase complex dihydrolipoyllysine-residue succinyltransferase encodes MSIEVKVPTLGESVSEATVGQWLKKPGDTVAVDEPIASLETDKVAVEVPAPAAGVIGQLMVAEGDTVSVGALLAVIEEGGSAAAVAPAATPAPAPAPAAASAPAATTADADAAVLSPAVRRAVLEHGIDPSTVKGTGKDGRLTKEDVLSAAQAKQAAPAAAVSAPAPAAAPAAAPTAGRNEERVKMTRLRQTIAKRLKSAQETAALLTTFNDVDMGAVMEARAKYKDVFEKKHGVKLGLMSFFAKASVLALKDIPSVNAQIQGEEIVYFDYVDISVAVSAPNGLVVPVVRDVDKMSFADIEKAIADYGKKARDGALTMADMAGGTFTISNGGVFGGLMSTPIINPPQSAVLGLHRIEDRPVVRNGQIVIRPMMYIALTYDHRIIDGREAVTALKTIKEAIEDPTRLLIDL; translated from the coding sequence ATGTCCATCGAAGTGAAGGTTCCGACGCTCGGTGAAAGCGTCAGCGAAGCGACCGTAGGCCAGTGGCTGAAGAAGCCGGGCGACACCGTGGCCGTGGACGAGCCCATCGCCAGCCTTGAGACCGACAAGGTCGCGGTGGAGGTCCCCGCCCCGGCTGCCGGCGTGATCGGCCAGCTGATGGTGGCCGAAGGCGATACCGTTTCGGTCGGCGCGCTGCTGGCGGTGATCGAGGAAGGCGGCTCCGCTGCCGCCGTCGCTCCAGCTGCGACCCCGGCCCCTGCTCCGGCCCCCGCCGCTGCTTCGGCTCCCGCCGCCACCACCGCCGATGCCGATGCCGCCGTGCTTTCGCCCGCCGTGCGCCGCGCAGTGCTGGAACACGGGATCGACCCCTCGACCGTCAAAGGCACCGGCAAGGATGGCCGCCTGACCAAGGAAGACGTCCTTTCCGCAGCGCAGGCCAAGCAGGCAGCGCCCGCCGCCGCTGTTTCGGCCCCTGCCCCGGCTGCAGCGCCCGCCGCCGCGCCGACCGCCGGCCGCAACGAGGAACGCGTCAAGATGACGCGCCTGCGCCAGACGATCGCCAAGCGGTTGAAGAGCGCGCAGGAAACCGCCGCCCTGCTCACCACGTTCAACGACGTGGACATGGGCGCGGTGATGGAAGCACGCGCCAAGTACAAGGACGTGTTCGAGAAGAAGCACGGCGTGAAGCTGGGCCTGATGAGCTTCTTCGCCAAGGCATCGGTGCTGGCTCTGAAGGACATCCCTTCGGTCAACGCGCAGATCCAGGGGGAAGAAATCGTCTATTTCGACTACGTCGACATCTCGGTCGCGGTCTCGGCCCCGAACGGTCTGGTCGTGCCGGTGGTGCGCGATGTCGACAAGATGAGCTTCGCCGACATCGAGAAGGCCATCGCCGACTACGGCAAGAAGGCGCGTGACGGCGCGCTGACCATGGCCGACATGGCCGGCGGCACGTTCACCATCTCCAACGGCGGCGTGTTCGGCGGGCTGATGTCCACCCCGATCATCAATCCGCCGCAGTCCGCCGTGCTGGGCCTGCACCGCATCGAGGACCGCCCGGTGGTGCGCAACGGGCAGATCGTGATCCGCCCGATGATGTACATCGCGCTGACCTATGACCACCGCATCATCGACGGCCGCGAAGCCGTGACCGCGCTGAAGACGATCAAGGAAGCGATCGAGGACCCGACGCGTCTGCTGATCGACCTTTGA
- the mdh gene encoding malate dehydrogenase translates to MARKKIALIGAGNIGGTLAHLAAQKELGDIVLFDVVEGVPQGKALDLSQCGPVEGFDASIIGTNDYKDIAGADVIIVTAGVARKPGMSRDDLLGINLKVMKAVGEGIRDNAPDAFVICITNPLDAMVWALREFSGLPHNKVVGMAGVLDSARFSTFLAWEFGVSVRDVNSFVLGGHGDTMVPVVEYSTVAGIPVTDLIKMGASTQEKIDAIVARTRSGGGEIVGLLKTGSAFYAPAASGIAMAEAYLGDQKRVLPCAAYVDGAYGVDGLYVGVPVVIGAGGVEKVIEISLDDAAKANLQVSVDAVKELLVACKGIDGSLA, encoded by the coding sequence ATGGCACGCAAGAAGATCGCACTCATCGGCGCAGGCAATATCGGTGGCACTCTGGCCCACCTCGCCGCCCAGAAGGAACTGGGTGATATCGTCCTGTTCGACGTCGTCGAGGGCGTTCCGCAGGGCAAGGCGCTCGACCTTTCGCAGTGCGGCCCGGTCGAGGGCTTCGACGCCAGCATCATCGGCACCAACGATTACAAGGACATCGCGGGCGCGGACGTCATCATCGTCACCGCCGGCGTGGCCCGCAAGCCGGGCATGAGCCGCGACGACCTGCTGGGCATCAACCTGAAGGTCATGAAGGCCGTGGGCGAAGGCATCCGCGACAACGCGCCCGACGCCTTCGTCATCTGCATCACCAACCCGCTCGACGCGATGGTCTGGGCGCTGCGCGAATTCTCCGGCCTGCCGCACAACAAGGTGGTGGGCATGGCGGGCGTGCTCGATTCGGCGCGCTTCAGTACGTTCCTGGCCTGGGAATTCGGCGTTTCGGTGCGCGACGTGAACTCGTTCGTGCTCGGCGGCCACGGCGACACCATGGTTCCGGTGGTCGAATATTCGACCGTCGCCGGCATCCCGGTCACCGACCTCATCAAGATGGGCGCCTCCACCCAGGAAAAGATCGACGCGATCGTGGCGCGCACCCGTTCGGGCGGCGGCGAAATCGTCGGCCTGCTCAAGACCGGTTCGGCGTTCTATGCCCCCGCCGCCTCGGGCATCGCCATGGCCGAAGCCTATCTGGGCGACCAGAAGCGCGTGCTGCCCTGCGCGGCCTATGTCGACGGCGCCTATGGCGTTGACGGCCTCTACGTGGGCGTGCCGGTGGTGATCGGCGCGGGCGGCGTGGAAAAGGTCATCGAGATCAGCCTCGACGACGCGGCCAAGGCCAACCTCCAGGTTTCGGTCGACGCGGTCAAGGAACTGCTGGTGGCCTGCAAGGGCATCGACGGCTCGCTGGCCTGA
- a CDS encoding permease: protein MTDTGANIAGFAGMACIIFAYAYTTRQQAPNPFVQHGVNLVGAGLLTLSLLVHMNPASFVLEFFWAAIAIWGLVKAFRNRRA, encoded by the coding sequence ATGACAGACACTGGCGCAAACATCGCGGGCTTCGCGGGGATGGCCTGCATCATCTTTGCCTATGCCTATACCACCCGGCAGCAAGCGCCGAACCCGTTCGTCCAGCACGGCGTGAACCTGGTCGGCGCGGGGCTGCTGACGCTGTCGCTGCTGGTGCACATGAACCCGGCATCGTTCGTCCTCGAATTCTTCTGGGCCGCGATCGCCATCTGGGGGCTGGTCAAGGCCTTCCGCAACCGGAGAGCATAA
- a CDS encoding FYDLN acid domain-containing protein: MVKPEWGAKHTCPKCGTRFYDLGNADPVTCVECKYAWQPEPVLKSKQPIPYEEIQKEKVEADADVDLADEDLDIDEDGDSPDNDVDLGGDDDLGVPGHDDEVDEN, from the coding sequence ATGGTCAAGCCTGAATGGGGCGCCAAGCACACCTGCCCGAAGTGCGGCACCCGCTTCTACGACCTGGGCAACGCGGACCCGGTCACCTGCGTCGAATGCAAGTACGCTTGGCAGCCCGAGCCGGTGCTGAAGTCCAAGCAGCCGATTCCCTATGAGGAAATCCAGAAGGAGAAGGTCGAGGCCGACGCCGACGTCGATCTGGCCGACGAGGATCTGGATATCGACGAGGACGGCGATTCGCCCGACAACGACGTTGACCTGGGCGGCGACGATGATCTGGGCGTGCCCGGTCACGACGACGAAGTCGACGAAAACTGA
- the lpdA gene encoding dihydrolipoyl dehydrogenase → MAEYDYDVLVIGAGPGGYVAAIRAAQLGLKTACAEGRETLGGTCLNVGCIPSKALLHASEYFDAAKNGAMAKMGIKVTPELDLDTMQGQRKDAVKGLTGGIEFLFKKNKVDWLKGYATFKDAHSVEVAGKTVTAKNVVIATGSSVTPLPGVTIDNAGGVVVDSTGALELASVPKKMVVIGGGVIGLELGSVWRRLGAEVTVVEFLDQLLPGMDGDVRKEAGKIFKKQGMTLKLGTKVTGVTVKGKTAKVTVEPAKGGEAEVLDADVVLVSIGRRPNVDGLGLDAIGLSLNARGQIETDHDFRTAVDGVWAIGDVIPGPMLAHKAEDEGIAVAENIAGLTGIVNHDVIPGVVYTQPEFAGVGLTEEAAKERGEIKVGKFPMLANSRAKTNHEPDGFVKVIADAKTDRVLGVWCIASVAGTMIAQAAQAMEFGATSEDIAYTCHAHPTHSEAIKEAAMAVTGKPIHI, encoded by the coding sequence ATGGCTGAATACGACTATGACGTGCTTGTCATCGGTGCCGGCCCCGGCGGCTATGTCGCGGCGATCCGCGCGGCGCAGCTTGGCCTGAAGACCGCCTGCGCCGAAGGGCGCGAAACGCTGGGCGGAACCTGCCTCAACGTGGGCTGCATCCCGTCGAAGGCGCTGCTGCACGCCTCGGAATACTTCGATGCGGCCAAGAACGGCGCGATGGCCAAGATGGGCATCAAGGTGACGCCCGAACTGGACCTCGACACCATGCAGGGCCAGCGCAAGGACGCGGTGAAGGGCCTGACCGGCGGCATCGAGTTCCTGTTCAAGAAGAACAAGGTCGACTGGCTGAAGGGCTACGCCACGTTCAAGGATGCGCACAGCGTGGAGGTTGCCGGCAAGACGGTGACGGCCAAGAACGTGGTGATCGCCACGGGCTCGTCGGTCACCCCGCTGCCGGGCGTGACCATCGACAACGCCGGCGGCGTGGTGGTGGACAGCACCGGCGCGCTGGAACTGGCCTCCGTGCCGAAGAAGATGGTAGTGATCGGCGGCGGCGTGATCGGGCTGGAGCTTGGCTCGGTCTGGCGGCGGCTCGGCGCCGAGGTGACCGTGGTCGAATTCCTCGACCAGTTGCTGCCCGGCATGGACGGCGACGTGCGCAAGGAAGCCGGCAAGATCTTCAAGAAGCAGGGCATGACCCTGAAGCTCGGCACCAAGGTGACCGGGGTGACGGTGAAGGGCAAGACCGCCAAGGTCACGGTCGAGCCGGCCAAGGGCGGCGAAGCCGAAGTGCTCGACGCCGATGTCGTGCTCGTCTCCATCGGCCGGCGTCCGAACGTGGACGGGCTGGGCCTCGACGCGATCGGCCTCTCGCTCAACGCGCGCGGCCAGATCGAGACCGACCACGATTTCCGCACCGCCGTCGACGGCGTGTGGGCGATCGGCGACGTGATCCCCGGCCCGATGCTGGCGCACAAGGCCGAGGACGAAGGCATCGCCGTGGCCGAGAACATAGCCGGGCTGACCGGCATCGTGAACCATGACGTAATCCCTGGCGTGGTCTATACCCAGCCCGAATTCGCCGGCGTGGGCCTGACCGAGGAAGCGGCGAAGGAACGGGGCGAGATCAAGGTCGGCAAGTTTCCGATGCTCGCCAACAGCCGTGCCAAGACCAACCACGAGCCCGACGGCTTCGTGAAGGTGATCGCCGACGCCAAGACCGACCGCGTGCTGGGCGTGTGGTGCATCGCCAGCGTGGCCGGCACGATGATCGCGCAGGC
- a CDS encoding PilZ domain-containing protein encodes MWIDREEMAHLHKRRARRIGFELPVRVKHGLVRSTAMLKDLTTHGARIAGIAELHIGEGLTLFLPDQPATTAFVVWSEPMSSGLEFATPLGEDAFAELVAGYALGQARPSIASGLDALRTLRPAYC; translated from the coding sequence ATGTGGATTGACCGGGAAGAGATGGCCCATCTGCACAAGCGCCGCGCGCGGCGCATCGGTTTCGAGCTGCCCGTCCGCGTGAAGCACGGGCTGGTTCGGTCAACGGCCATGCTTAAGGACCTGACAACCCATGGCGCCCGCATCGCCGGTATCGCCGAACTGCACATCGGCGAGGGGCTGACGCTGTTCCTGCCCGATCAGCCTGCGACCACGGCGTTTGTGGTCTGGTCCGAACCGATGTCGTCCGGCCTCGAATTTGCGACTCCGCTCGGCGAGGACGCCTTTGCCGAGCTGGTCGCCGGCTATGCGCTGGGCCAGGCCCGCCCCTCTATCGCCAGCGGACTGGACGCTCTGCGCACGCTGCGGCCCGCTTACTGCTGA
- a CDS encoding d(CMP) kinase — protein sequence MIIAVDGPTASGKGTIARALARHYGLPHLDTGLLYRAVGWQVVHAGGDPDKAEDALAATAFPEALLAEPELRSEATGSLASRVSVHPAVRAALLERQRAFAHQPGGAVLDGRDIATVIVPEADAKLFVTASVAARALRRWKEMRERGQDVSREAIEADLARRDERDSTRAEAPLRQAEGAALLDTSAMPPEVAIAAAIALVDGQAAGNISARP from the coding sequence GTGATCATCGCCGTCGACGGCCCCACCGCATCGGGCAAGGGCACCATCGCCAGGGCGCTGGCCCGGCACTATGGCCTGCCGCATCTCGACACCGGGCTGCTCTATCGCGCGGTGGGCTGGCAGGTGGTGCACGCCGGCGGCGATCCGGACAAGGCCGAGGACGCGCTGGCGGCCACGGCGTTTCCCGAAGCGCTGCTCGCCGAGCCGGAACTGCGCAGCGAGGCAACCGGCAGCCTTGCCAGCCGCGTGTCCGTCCACCCCGCCGTGCGCGCCGCGCTGCTGGAGCGGCAGCGCGCGTTCGCGCACCAGCCCGGCGGCGCGGTGCTCGACGGGCGCGACATCGCCACGGTGATCGTGCCGGAAGCCGACGCAAAGCTGTTCGTGACGGCCAGCGTGGCGGCGCGGGCGCTGCGGCGCTGGAAGGAAATGCGCGAACGCGGGCAGGACGTGAGCCGCGAGGCGATCGAGGCGGACCTCGCCCGGCGCGACGAGCGCGACAGCACCCGTGCCGAAGCCCCGTTGCGGCAAGCCGAAGGCGCGGCGCTGCTCGATACCTCCGCGATGCCGCCCGAAGTGGCCATTGCCGCCGCGATCGCGCTGGTCGACGGGCAGGCGGCCGGAAATATTTCGGCCCGCCCCTGA
- the aroA gene encoding 3-phosphoshikimate 1-carboxyvinyltransferase, translated as MRPRRFTATGPLRGRIRVPGDKSISHRSLMLSSLAVGESRVTGLLEGEDVLSTAAAMRAMGADIERTGPGEWRINGVGVGALLQPAQALDMGNSGTSTRLLMGLVASHPITACFTGDASLSKRPMGRVIAPLSEMGATFTAYPGGRLPLMVQGAAPAVPIAYRLPVASAQVKSAVLLAGLNTPGTTTVIEPVPTRDHSERMLRGFGAELTVEIDGEGARVIRLRGEADLKPQVIDVPGDPSSAAFFAVAALLVPGSDLVIENVGLNPTRAALFDVLRQMGGSIEELDARDVGGEPVADLRVRHSPLTGIAVDPAVVPSMVDEFPVLFVAAALATGRTVTTGLEELRVKESDRISAMRAALELAGATVRETEDGLIIDGTGGDPLRGGANHPVVTHLDHRIAMAMAVAGLASKAGVEVDDTRPIATSFPTFEALLAGAMQAA; from the coding sequence ATGCGCCCCCGCCGCTTCACCGCCACCGGCCCGCTGCGTGGCCGCATCCGCGTGCCGGGCGACAAGTCGATCAGCCACCGGTCGCTGATGCTGTCCTCGCTGGCTGTCGGCGAAAGCCGCGTCACCGGCCTGCTGGAAGGGGAGGACGTGCTGTCCACCGCCGCCGCGATGCGCGCGATGGGCGCGGACATCGAACGCACCGGTCCCGGTGAATGGCGGATCAACGGCGTGGGCGTGGGCGCGCTGCTGCAACCGGCGCAGGCGCTCGACATGGGCAATTCGGGCACCTCCACGCGCCTGCTGATGGGCCTTGTCGCCAGCCATCCGATCACGGCATGCTTCACCGGCGATGCCAGCCTGTCCAAGCGCCCGATGGGCCGGGTGATCGCGCCGCTGTCCGAAATGGGCGCGACGTTCACCGCCTATCCCGGCGGCCGCCTGCCGCTGATGGTCCAGGGCGCGGCGCCGGCCGTGCCGATCGCATACCGCCTTCCCGTCGCCTCGGCGCAGGTAAAGAGCGCGGTGCTGCTCGCCGGCCTCAACACGCCGGGCACGACCACGGTGATCGAGCCGGTGCCGACGCGCGACCATTCCGAACGTATGCTGCGCGGCTTCGGCGCGGAGCTGACCGTCGAGATCGACGGTGAAGGCGCTCGCGTGATCCGCCTGCGCGGCGAAGCGGACCTGAAGCCGCAGGTGATCGACGTGCCCGGCGATCCTTCGTCCGCCGCATTCTTCGCCGTGGCGGCGCTGCTGGTGCCGGGGTCCGATCTGGTGATCGAGAACGTCGGGCTCAATCCCACACGCGCGGCGCTGTTCGACGTGCTGCGCCAGATGGGCGGCAGCATCGAGGAACTGGACGCTCGCGACGTGGGCGGCGAGCCGGTCGCGGACTTGCGCGTGCGGCATTCGCCGCTGACCGGCATCGCGGTCGATCCCGCCGTCGTGCCCAGCATGGTGGACGAGTTCCCGGTGCTGTTCGTCGCCGCCGCGCTGGCCACGGGCCGCACGGTGACGACGGGCCTTGAGGAGCTGCGCGTCAAGGAATCGGACCGCATTTCCGCGATGCGCGCCGCGCTCGAACTGGCCGGCGCGACGGTGCGCGAGACCGAGGACGGGCTGATTATCGACGGCACCGGCGGCGATCCGCTGCGCGGCGGCGCCAATCATCCGGTCGTCACGCACCTCGACCACCGCATCGCCATGGCCATGGCCGTGGCGGGCCTGGCGAGCAAAGCCGGGGTCGAAGTGGACGACACCCGTCCCATCGCCACCAGCTTCCCCACGTTCGAGGCGCTGCTCGCCGGGGCGATGCAGGCGGCGTGA